In Methylovirgula sp., a single genomic region encodes these proteins:
- a CDS encoding IS66 family transposase, producing the protein MPAPVFDLPDNVDALKAMVLAMAEKTDALKGEVAELQALNASAEERIARLTSILKTLERARFGRRSEKLGSNALDDEQSAFVFDEVQTGLGAIQAELDKRQDPDKAKRAARPRKGFAPHLERVEIVIEPAELPEHAGKQKILIGEDVSERLDVVAAKFRVIVTRRPKYAFKNEDGVIQAPAPAHIIEGGIPTEALLAQIAVSKYADGLPLYRQEAIYARDKVDLDRALMAQWMGRLGFELDILSEHVLTLIKKAERIFADETTLPTLEPGSGSTKTAYLWAYVRDDRTFGGSGPPMVAYRFEDSRSGECVARHLDNYRGILQVDGYTAYNRLARPDRGNDAITLAGCWSHVRRKFYELHIAGSSKLATTTIERMTQLWEIEEKVRGKDPNARVAARQETSVAIVADLFKLWQDALPRISGKSKLAEAIRYAISRRATLERFLTDGRVEIDSNIVERAIRPQTITRKNSLFAGSDGGGRTWATIATLLQTAKMNDVDPLAWLAQTLERLANSWPNAEIDALMPWRYTA; encoded by the coding sequence ATGCCGGCGCCGGTTTTCGATCTCCCCGACAATGTTGATGCGCTCAAAGCCATGGTGCTGGCCATGGCTGAGAAAACGGATGCTCTCAAGGGTGAAGTTGCCGAACTTCAAGCCCTGAATGCGAGCGCCGAAGAACGGATCGCGCGCCTGACCTCGATCCTCAAGACGCTGGAGCGGGCAAGGTTCGGGCGCCGCTCCGAAAAACTCGGCTCCAATGCGCTTGACGATGAACAGAGTGCCTTCGTCTTCGACGAGGTTCAAACCGGGCTCGGGGCCATCCAGGCCGAGCTCGATAAACGGCAGGACCCTGACAAGGCCAAACGAGCCGCACGGCCTCGCAAGGGTTTTGCGCCGCATCTCGAGCGGGTCGAGATCGTTATCGAACCGGCTGAGCTTCCGGAGCACGCCGGCAAGCAGAAGATCCTGATCGGCGAGGATGTCTCGGAGCGGCTCGATGTGGTCGCGGCGAAGTTCCGTGTCATCGTCACGCGCCGGCCGAAATACGCCTTCAAGAACGAAGATGGTGTCATTCAAGCCCCGGCGCCGGCCCATATCATCGAGGGCGGCATCCCGACCGAAGCGCTTCTGGCGCAGATCGCGGTCTCAAAATATGCCGACGGCCTGCCGCTCTACCGCCAGGAAGCGATTTACGCCCGCGACAAGGTGGACCTCGACCGAGCCCTGATGGCGCAATGGATGGGCAGGCTCGGATTTGAACTCGATATCCTCTCCGAACATGTCCTCACGCTGATCAAGAAGGCCGAGAGGATCTTCGCCGACGAAACCACGCTGCCAACCTTGGAACCAGGCTCCGGCAGCACCAAGACAGCCTATCTCTGGGCTTACGTGCGAGATGACCGGACCTTCGGCGGCAGCGGTCCGCCGATGGTTGCCTACCGCTTCGAGGATAGCCGGTCGGGCGAATGTGTCGCCCGCCATCTCGACAATTATCGGGGCATCCTGCAGGTGGATGGGTATACGGCCTATAATCGTCTTGCGCGGCCCGACCGCGGCAATGATGCCATCACGCTCGCGGGATGTTGGTCCCACGTTCGAAGAAAATTTTACGAACTGCACATCGCCGGCAGTTCCAAACTCGCGACCACGACAATCGAACGCATGACCCAGCTGTGGGAGATCGAGGAGAAGGTGCGCGGCAAAGATCCAAATGCACGCGTCGCAGCCCGCCAGGAAACCTCGGTCGCGATCGTCGCCGATCTGTTCAAGCTTTGGCAAGACGCGCTTCCACGTATCTCCGGCAAGTCCAAATTGGCGGAGGCAATCCGCTACGCCATCTCACGGCGGGCGACGCTCGAACGCTTCCTCACCGATGGCCGCGTCGAGATTGACTCCAACATTGTGGAACGTGCCATCCGGCCGCAAACAATCACGCGAAAGAACTCGCTCTTTGCCGGCAGCGACGGCGGCGGACGAACCTGGGCAACCATAGCGACATTGTTGCAGACGGCAAAAATGAACGATGTCGATCCGCTCGCCTGGCTCGCGCAGACGCTCGAGCGTCTCGCCAACAGCTGGCCCAACGCCGAGATCGATGCTCTCATGCCCTGGCGCTATACAGCCTGA
- a CDS encoding methyl-accepting chemotaxis protein, which yields MRLGLKILSMMALLALAATIAGVSITAAFYQQQLHILGIGAFVAAVAATAWVIFFVSHSITRPLSMVADAIQRLAKGDVKAPVPDRRDDELGEMAQAIQSFQRQAVAADALTAEVTHDVGRIAIAAGQASNAVSQVSDGSNIQLNSLRKTAGAVNQSTLAIADVAKNTHLASEQAGAVVALAADGMNRMSDMVVIVNVIAESSSKVRYIADAIARIASQTNMLSLNAAIEAARAGDHGKGFAVVAEEVRKLAENSASLAQEIGELVSRSTAQAGDGVAMAGGVNDKMRRISDAARESDKLIGSIATAMAEQQATISEINASLNELTRIGQSNATAAEEITATMLDLSKLAGHSRSELDKFKEIWV from the coding sequence ATGAGGCTAGGGCTTAAAATCCTATCGATGATGGCTCTCCTCGCACTTGCCGCGACGATCGCGGGTGTGAGCATCACCGCCGCTTTCTATCAACAACAATTACACATCCTAGGAATTGGCGCCTTCGTCGCTGCGGTGGCAGCCACCGCCTGGGTGATATTTTTCGTAAGCCATTCCATCACAAGGCCGCTGAGCATGGTGGCGGACGCCATCCAGCGACTGGCCAAAGGTGACGTTAAGGCACCCGTCCCAGACCGACGTGATGACGAGTTGGGCGAAATGGCGCAAGCGATCCAAAGTTTCCAGCGCCAGGCCGTGGCCGCCGACGCCTTGACGGCCGAGGTCACTCATGATGTGGGCCGGATCGCCATCGCCGCGGGGCAGGCGAGCAATGCGGTGAGCCAGGTTTCGGACGGCTCGAACATCCAGCTTAATTCACTGCGAAAGACCGCCGGCGCGGTTAATCAAAGCACGTTGGCAATCGCGGATGTCGCCAAAAACACGCATCTCGCCAGTGAACAGGCTGGCGCCGTCGTGGCACTCGCGGCGGACGGAATGAACCGCATGTCGGACATGGTCGTGATCGTGAATGTCATTGCGGAAAGCAGCAGTAAAGTTCGTTACATCGCGGATGCGATCGCGCGAATTGCAAGCCAGACAAACATGCTATCTCTGAACGCGGCGATCGAGGCCGCGCGGGCAGGCGACCACGGCAAAGGTTTTGCTGTGGTGGCAGAGGAAGTGCGTAAGCTAGCGGAGAATTCCGCCTCGCTCGCGCAGGAGATCGGCGAACTGGTTAGCCGGTCCACAGCCCAAGCGGGAGATGGGGTCGCGATGGCGGGCGGAGTCAACGACAAGATGCGGCGCATCTCAGACGCTGCTCGCGAAAGCGACAAATTGATCGGCTCAATCGCCACGGCTATGGCCGAACAACAGGCGACAATATCCGAGATAAACGCGAGCCTCAACGAATTGACGCGGATCGGACAATCAAACGCAACGGCCGCCGAGGAGATTACGGCGACGATGCTGGACCTCAGTAAGCTCGCTGGACATTCCCGCAGCGAACTCGACAAATTCAAGGAGATCTGGGTGTAG
- the tnpB gene encoding IS66 family insertion sequence element accessory protein TnpB (TnpB, as the term is used for proteins encoded by IS66 family insertion elements, is considered an accessory protein, since TnpC, encoded by a neighboring gene, is a DDE family transposase.), whose product MIPSGVKVFLASHPIDFRKGMDGLLSLVRDAGSDPFDGALYVFRAKRADRIKIVFWDGSGVVLYAKRLETAQFCWPKIGHHRVQLNQAQLMALVDGMDWKRVHAVTVKPPEFVG is encoded by the coding sequence ATGATCCCGTCCGGCGTCAAAGTTTTTCTGGCCAGTCATCCGATCGATTTTCGAAAAGGCATGGACGGGTTATTGTCGCTGGTGCGGGACGCCGGCAGTGATCCGTTCGACGGCGCTCTTTATGTTTTTCGTGCCAAGCGGGCCGACAGAATCAAGATCGTCTTTTGGGACGGGTCCGGGGTTGTTCTTTATGCGAAGCGCCTGGAGACAGCGCAGTTCTGCTGGCCGAAGATCGGGCATCATCGGGTTCAACTCAATCAGGCGCAGCTGATGGCGCTTGTCGACGGCATGGATTGGAAGCGGGTTCATGCGGTGACAGTGAAGCCGCCTGAGTTTGTTGGGTAA
- a CDS encoding CAP domain-containing protein, protein MTDRERAARDVRVDPAQAASLISQYRDTHGLGAVTPDPILQGLAQAQADSMAAHNVLSHTIDGTLSARFDAVGLAQTTAVENVSAGYFSLPAALAGWRNSPEHNANLLATKMRHLGIATAYAPGTRYLVFWALDMSN, encoded by the coding sequence TTGACCGATCGGGAACGCGCTGCGCGTGACGTTCGCGTCGATCCGGCACAAGCCGCCAGCCTGATTTCGCAATATCGCGATACGCATGGTCTGGGCGCTGTCACGCCTGACCCGATCCTGCAAGGATTGGCGCAGGCGCAAGCCGATTCAATGGCTGCGCACAACGTCCTCAGCCATACGATCGACGGCACGCTCAGCGCGCGGTTTGATGCAGTTGGCCTCGCGCAAACCACCGCGGTCGAGAATGTCTCGGCCGGTTATTTCTCTCTACCGGCCGCACTCGCTGGCTGGCGTAATTCGCCGGAGCATAATGCCAACCTTCTTGCCACCAAGATGCGGCACCTCGGCATTGCGACTGCCTACGCACCTGGCACGCGTTATCTCGTCTTCTGGGCACTCGATATGAGCAATTAG
- a CDS encoding ATP-binding protein yields the protein MAKRRFVWFLFCATAVAIFTLDAVTSVDIPISVLYVTLIMIVLRSGTARDILIAGLTCCILTIASYWKGTGFNITKFNEAGLIDVLISLFAIASVTYLSIKIVHSEASMRKARDQAARTMLNVSINELATSVVHEISQPIGAAAMNNAAARRWLDMTPANFREARAAIDSATLNTQRAESVIQGLRRLSSVSLTDRNVFDVAELMREAIAFLSDEIEQHRIRVSMRLHPNSLLIDGDRTLIQQLLINVINNAIEAMSHDKSENRNLTLLTSASGGLVSIEVQDTGAGISSEHLEQIFDPFYTTKARGLGIGLAISRSIVTSHSGSIQASHNKPTGTIITIRLPTPARSSHG from the coding sequence ATGGCAAAGCGTCGTTTTGTCTGGTTTCTCTTCTGTGCAACAGCGGTCGCAATATTTACTTTAGACGCGGTCACAAGCGTCGATATCCCAATTTCTGTATTGTACGTAACGTTGATAATGATCGTTCTGCGATCTGGTACCGCCAGAGACATTTTAATCGCCGGCTTGACCTGTTGCATTTTGACAATCGCGAGCTACTGGAAGGGCACTGGCTTCAACATCACAAAGTTCAATGAGGCGGGATTGATCGACGTTCTTATAAGTCTTTTCGCTATCGCGAGTGTGACTTACTTGAGCATCAAGATTGTACATTCTGAAGCGAGTATGCGCAAAGCGCGCGATCAAGCTGCTCGAACCATGCTCAACGTGTCGATAAACGAGTTGGCTACATCCGTAGTTCACGAGATTAGTCAACCAATAGGCGCGGCGGCCATGAACAACGCTGCTGCTCGACGTTGGCTGGACATGACGCCCGCAAACTTTCGCGAAGCCCGGGCGGCGATTGACTCCGCAACTCTCAATACCCAGCGTGCTGAAAGCGTCATTCAAGGGCTTCGACGTCTTTCCAGCGTTTCATTAACAGATCGAAATGTATTCGATGTCGCGGAGCTGATGAGAGAGGCGATTGCCTTTCTTTCTGACGAGATCGAGCAACATAGAATTCGCGTGAGCATGCGTTTACATCCGAACTCACTTTTGATTGACGGGGATCGCACGCTGATTCAGCAACTCCTTATCAACGTCATCAACAACGCCATCGAGGCAATGAGCCATGACAAAAGCGAGAACCGTAATTTGACACTTCTAACGAGTGCTTCCGGGGGCTTGGTTTCGATAGAGGTACAAGACACTGGCGCCGGAATATCTTCAGAACATCTTGAGCAGATTTTTGATCCGTTTTATACGACCAAAGCGCGAGGATTGGGTATCGGATTGGCTATCAGCCGCTCGATTGTCACGTCACATAGCGGTTCGATCCAAGCTTCGCACAATAAACCTACTGGAACCATCATCACTATCCGACTTCCCACGCCTGCCAGATCGAGCCATGGTTGA
- a CDS encoding metallophosphoesterase family protein, with amino-acid sequence MGARIGKITCRNSLKVLRIYAIGDVHGRADLLERLFALIDADLEQRPVERAIQVMLGDYVDRGPASREVIDLILARAQQHELVALKGNHDALLLQAIDDPAAMGDWLMMHGVETLASYGLTSATVAGSRLSDLGRAFAAALPESHRKFFRELKLSYSEGDFFFVHAGVRPGIDLPLQAEEDLIWIRHEFLRHGGDFGKIVIHGHSPVHDVEYHLNRIAIDTAAYATGKLTALVIEDSGLRIIDTAKTDVQAA; translated from the coding sequence TTGGGGGCTCGAATTGGGAAGATCACGTGCCGCAACTCGCTGAAGGTTTTGCGCATCTATGCCATCGGGGACGTGCACGGCCGCGCGGACCTGTTGGAGCGTCTTTTCGCATTGATCGATGCCGATCTCGAGCAACGCCCGGTGGAGCGCGCGATTCAGGTCATGCTCGGTGATTACGTCGATCGCGGGCCTGCGTCGCGCGAAGTGATCGATCTGATTCTGGCGCGGGCGCAACAGCATGAGCTTGTTGCGCTCAAGGGCAATCACGATGCGCTCTTGCTTCAGGCGATCGATGATCCTGCCGCAATGGGTGACTGGCTCATGATGCACGGAGTCGAGACCTTAGCCTCCTATGGGCTGACGTCGGCGACCGTCGCGGGTAGCCGGCTCAGCGATCTCGGACGCGCCTTTGCGGCGGCACTGCCAGAAAGCCACCGGAAATTTTTCCGCGAGCTGAAGCTTTCCTACAGCGAGGGCGATTTCTTCTTCGTTCATGCCGGGGTGCGGCCCGGCATCGATCTCCCGCTTCAGGCGGAAGAGGACCTCATCTGGATACGGCACGAATTTCTACGCCACGGCGGCGATTTCGGCAAAATCGTCATCCACGGGCACAGCCCCGTCCATGACGTGGAATATCATCTCAACCGCATTGCCATCGACACAGCGGCTTACGCGACCGGCAAGCTCACGGCGCTCGTCATCGAGGACAGCGGCCTGCGCATCATCGATACCGCAAAAACCGATGTCCAAGCGGCATGA
- a CDS encoding Na/Pi symporter — MMLTLDTFATILAGLGLFSVGTKGLAANLGQLAGRSLRQWVARSTGNYLMSAAIGVLAGALVQSANAITVILMSMVKADLITPSRARPILVWSNVGTSILVLAVAIDIHIFVLLLTATTGMFYYLNLDRAPRWRPFVAALLAISLLFLGLQLMHSGNHELRNIEWVREFFEMSARWTISAFIIGAVLALALQSSSTVAVIAISMSAAGLLTLEQAMLTVLGATAGSGVSIYLDSSGMEGSSRQLAILQALIKILAVAVLVLLVVVERTLHVPLLAHLYRVIAGDVAKQVALVYLTCQIAAVIVQVLFDRALQPLLSRLAPPSLEETASKPRYIYEQALAEPETALALVDREQVRIFGFLPLHLDVVDRLESEETIRDRHTILAAATSLDEAVTRFLTELADAGASRNIQVAIANRQARSTFLQSLHEALHELGEALAGPFELPSLKSLAENLSEGLAALLMVAYEAVRDGDADDLALLQKLTADRDSLVDQMRRRVVSADKSLSARDQQTLYAITSLFERIVWMLRRFGALLVVDADREEPTATLETQGHAMAQS, encoded by the coding sequence ATGATGCTGACCCTTGATACCTTCGCAACTATTCTCGCGGGTCTCGGGCTTTTTTCTGTCGGCACCAAGGGGTTAGCAGCGAACCTCGGGCAGCTTGCGGGCCGGAGCTTGCGGCAGTGGGTTGCTCGCTCGACGGGCAATTATCTGATGAGCGCGGCTATCGGTGTCCTTGCTGGCGCTCTCGTCCAGAGCGCGAACGCGATCACCGTCATTCTGATGAGCATGGTGAAAGCGGATCTTATTACGCCGAGCCGGGCTCGCCCCATTCTAGTTTGGAGCAACGTCGGGACGTCAATCTTGGTGCTCGCCGTCGCTATTGACATTCACATTTTCGTTCTGCTGCTCACGGCGACGACGGGAATGTTTTACTATCTAAATCTCGACCGCGCGCCGCGGTGGCGCCCGTTCGTCGCTGCCCTCCTGGCGATCAGTCTGCTGTTTCTTGGCCTGCAACTGATGCACAGCGGCAATCATGAATTGCGCAATATTGAATGGGTGCGAGAATTCTTCGAGATGTCAGCGCGGTGGACTATCTCAGCCTTCATAATCGGCGCCGTGCTTGCGCTGGCCTTGCAATCCTCCTCGACGGTCGCTGTCATTGCGATTTCAATGTCTGCGGCCGGTTTATTGACGCTGGAGCAGGCAATGCTCACGGTTTTGGGGGCGACCGCCGGTTCTGGAGTCAGCATCTATCTCGATTCTTCCGGCATGGAGGGATCTTCGCGTCAGCTCGCAATTCTTCAAGCGCTTATTAAAATTCTCGCCGTCGCGGTTTTGGTGCTTCTGGTTGTCGTCGAGCGTACCTTGCACGTCCCTCTTCTGGCCCATTTATATCGGGTGATCGCAGGAGACGTAGCGAAGCAGGTCGCGCTCGTCTATTTGACGTGCCAGATCGCGGCGGTGATCGTTCAGGTTCTTTTCGATCGTGCGCTTCAACCCTTGCTTAGCCGGCTTGCGCCACCCTCCCTTGAGGAAACCGCCTCCAAGCCGCGCTATATTTACGAGCAGGCGCTTGCGGAGCCTGAAACCGCTCTAGCCCTGGTCGATCGAGAGCAGGTCCGAATTTTCGGCTTTTTGCCCCTCCATTTAGACGTCGTTGACCGGCTGGAAAGTGAAGAGACGATCCGCGATCGGCACACGATTCTCGCCGCTGCAACCTCGCTTGACGAGGCAGTTACACGTTTCTTGACTGAACTGGCAGACGCAGGCGCGAGTCGTAACATTCAGGTCGCGATCGCAAACCGTCAAGCGCGCAGTACCTTCTTACAATCACTTCACGAAGCTCTGCACGAGCTTGGCGAGGCGCTGGCGGGTCCGTTCGAATTGCCGTCGTTGAAATCGCTTGCCGAAAATCTTTCCGAAGGGCTCGCGGCGTTGTTGATGGTGGCTTACGAAGCTGTGCGCGATGGCGATGCCGACGATCTCGCGCTTTTGCAAAAATTGACTGCTGATCGTGACAGCCTCGTCGATCAGATGCGGCGTCGGGTTGTTTCGGCAGACAAATCCCTATCGGCGCGGGACCAGCAGACATTGTATGCGATCACAAGCCTGTTCGAGCGTATCGTTTGGATGTTACGGCGCTTCGGGGCCTTGCTTGTCGTCGATGCGGACCGCGAAGAGCCGACGGCTACACTCGAGACGCAGGGCCACGCGATGGCACAATCATAA
- a CDS encoding DUF308 domain-containing protein: MYRFSSSDGFFLLAGVVGLISTLQGRNAPGFGWALLSAVVALLVAAFLLLNPLQSLASLPHNLTTLAHVLTFFFIVDGFFMIVYAVSHRREQSGWWELLLVHGVVDFALAGFLLTGLPDSALWALALLVGLDLALGGLTLVVMALEARKGALAISG; this comes from the coding sequence ATGTATCGATTTTCTTCCTCGGATGGTTTTTTCCTCCTCGCGGGCGTCGTCGGGCTGATCTCGACGCTGCAGGGACGGAACGCGCCAGGGTTCGGTTGGGCGCTGCTTTCGGCGGTTGTGGCCCTGCTGGTCGCGGCTTTCCTGCTTTTGAATCCGCTCCAGAGTCTCGCTTCACTGCCTCACAACCTGACAACGCTGGCGCATGTGCTGACCTTTTTCTTCATCGTCGACGGCTTCTTTATGATCGTCTACGCGGTTTCGCATCGTCGCGAGCAATCAGGCTGGTGGGAATTGCTTTTGGTTCATGGCGTCGTCGATTTCGCGCTGGCCGGTTTCCTTCTGACAGGCTTGCCGGATTCGGCGCTCTGGGCGCTTGCCCTGCTTGTCGGCCTGGATCTGGCGTTGGGTGGCCTGACGCTCGTCGTCATGGCGCTGGAGGCGCGTAAGGGGGCTTTGGCGATCAGCGGCTGA
- a CDS encoding response regulator, translating into MIEVAPLVYIVDDDSAFREAIHSWLRSIGCQALSFGSVDEFVKHSRVATPSCLLLDVRMPGRDPFDFQRELHKSQDHIPIIFITGHGNVPMSVRAMKNGAISFLLKPFREQDLLDAIRDGIDQDCSRRQAEQDAADVHACVSLLSRREREILSYVCCGLTNREIAKELGLQEVTIKVHRANAMRKMKTRSVAELVKKIQGIDLLLAK; encoded by the coding sequence ATGATTGAAGTAGCACCGCTCGTCTACATTGTTGATGATGATAGTGCCTTTCGAGAGGCCATTCATAGTTGGCTACGGTCGATTGGCTGCCAAGCACTTAGCTTTGGGTCAGTTGACGAATTCGTCAAGCACTCGCGCGTTGCGACGCCATCGTGTCTTCTTCTCGATGTTCGAATGCCAGGCCGCGACCCTTTCGATTTTCAACGGGAACTGCATAAGAGCCAAGACCATATTCCTATCATATTCATCACAGGTCACGGAAACGTTCCAATGTCTGTGCGTGCTATGAAGAACGGCGCGATAAGCTTTCTTCTCAAGCCGTTTCGCGAGCAGGATTTGCTTGATGCGATTCGCGACGGCATAGATCAGGATTGTTCACGACGTCAGGCAGAACAAGACGCCGCAGACGTGCATGCTTGCGTCAGCCTGCTCTCCCGCCGCGAGCGCGAAATATTGTCCTATGTCTGCTGTGGTCTCACGAACAGGGAAATCGCTAAAGAGCTTGGCCTTCAAGAGGTCACTATCAAGGTGCATCGCGCGAACGCGATGCGGAAGATGAAGACTCGCTCCGTCGCTGAATTGGTCAAGAAGATCCAGGGCATTGATCTGCTTCTCGCGAAATAG
- a CDS encoding APC family permease — MSDIAATPQPSFGHDINLLKVLGPIHVWGLGVGIVLVGEFMGWNYGVGKGGAFGALIACFVSGLLYTCVAMIDSEITSTVAAAGGQYAQAKHTIGPLMAFNVGLFMVLTYTMLNASDIQVAGQLVQIGAQQLGHDIPWQPFTVLCLAVLTWLNYRGVFATLTVNFIITAAAFTTIIILFIGIQPWNPTAMLLHKDLLTGLPYGWLGVIAALHFGIWYYLGIEGTCQAAEEVRSPGRALPLGTMSGMITLLIAAAITWYVSCGLLPWEYIGWDNELAPLYDTARVTGSNFLTVLLFIGTLLSAIASANGCINDSARAWFSMGRDRYLPTWFGAVHPRYRTPFRSILFLTPIAVVFALYIPLAEIITFSILSGLLNYTFMPLNMWAFRRKWPLGTIRRGFEHPFHPVPAFTLMFLCITTFFAVYLGYGRQLLAMMAFYIIASVWFAFYRYRYVRRGAQFTMSWPKPIGY; from the coding sequence ATGTCCGATATTGCAGCAACTCCGCAGCCGTCCTTCGGACATGACATCAACTTGCTCAAGGTTCTGGGGCCGATCCACGTCTGGGGTCTGGGCGTCGGCATCGTCCTCGTCGGCGAGTTCATGGGCTGGAACTATGGTGTCGGCAAGGGCGGCGCGTTCGGCGCGCTGATCGCTTGCTTCGTCTCCGGCCTTCTCTACACTTGCGTGGCGATGATCGATTCCGAGATCACATCCACTGTGGCCGCGGCTGGCGGTCAATATGCGCAAGCCAAGCATACAATCGGGCCATTGATGGCCTTCAACGTCGGCTTGTTCATGGTGCTAACCTATACGATGCTGAACGCCAGCGATATTCAAGTGGCGGGGCAACTTGTGCAGATCGGTGCGCAGCAATTGGGACACGATATCCCCTGGCAGCCCTTTACTGTGCTTTGCCTCGCGGTATTAACGTGGCTCAATTATCGCGGCGTCTTTGCGACGTTGACAGTCAACTTCATTATCACGGCCGCGGCCTTCACCACAATCATCATCCTCTTCATCGGCATACAGCCGTGGAATCCTACGGCGATGCTGCTGCATAAGGATCTGCTCACCGGCCTACCTTACGGCTGGCTCGGCGTGATCGCGGCGCTGCATTTCGGCATCTGGTACTACCTCGGTATCGAGGGCACCTGCCAGGCCGCCGAGGAAGTACGCTCGCCGGGGCGGGCTCTGCCGCTTGGCACGATGAGCGGCATGATTACTCTGCTTATCGCAGCCGCGATCACTTGGTATGTCTCCTGCGGCCTGCTGCCTTGGGAATATATCGGCTGGGATAATGAGCTCGCGCCGCTTTACGACACGGCCCGTGTGACCGGCAGTAATTTCCTCACGGTGCTGCTCTTCATCGGGACCTTATTGTCGGCGATCGCTTCGGCGAACGGCTGCATCAACGACTCGGCGCGCGCCTGGTTTTCGATGGGCCGGGATCGTTATTTGCCGACATGGTTTGGCGCCGTGCATCCGAGATATCGGACGCCGTTCCGCTCGATCCTGTTCCTGACGCCGATTGCGGTGGTCTTTGCCCTCTATATTCCGCTCGCGGAGATCATCACTTTCTCGATCCTGTCAGGGCTGTTGAACTACACGTTCATGCCGCTCAACATGTGGGCATTCCGGCGCAAATGGCCGCTTGGCACAATCCGTCGCGGCTTCGAGCATCCGTTCCATCCGGTGCCGGCGTTTACGCTGATGTTCCTCTGCATCACGACGTTCTTCGCCGTGTACCTCGGCTACGGCCGTCAGCTGCTCGCGATGATGGCATTCTACATCATCGCCTCGGTCTGGTTCGCCTTCTACCGCTATCGTTACGTGCGTCGCGGAGCACAGTTTACGATGTCCTGGCCGAAGCCGATTGGATATTGA
- a CDS encoding transposase: MIEAVAERLEGAPVRLRRRWSDELKDQAIADSLVPGANVSEIARRIGIGPSQLFDWRRKALRKGSVSLTAPQLDASPEPATSASAFIEIVVGDIVIRADAMADEAHLRRVVRAVRSA, from the coding sequence ATGATCGAGGCGGTTGCGGAACGTCTTGAGGGCGCTCCGGTTCGTCTGCGCCGGCGATGGTCAGATGAGCTCAAAGATCAAGCGATAGCCGACTCTCTGGTGCCTGGCGCGAACGTGTCGGAGATCGCGCGTCGCATCGGTATTGGCCCTTCGCAGCTCTTCGATTGGCGTCGGAAGGCGCTGCGTAAGGGATCGGTCAGCCTGACGGCGCCGCAGCTGGATGCCTCGCCTGAACCCGCGACGTCCGCGTCGGCATTTATCGAAATCGTTGTCGGCGATATTGTCATCCGTGCGGACGCCATGGCTGATGAGGCACATTTGCGGCGCGTGGTGCGCGCGGTTCGCTCGGCATGA
- a CDS encoding STAS domain-containing protein produces MSDDVCEVRPQGRIDSATGPAFERDVLQQIEGGHRRLLLDFADLVYISSAGLRIVLLAAKRMKSAGGRLVLCSLNPQINEVFEISGFSRILDILPSRDAALSILSTT; encoded by the coding sequence ATGAGCGATGATGTATGCGAGGTGAGGCCCCAGGGACGCATTGACAGTGCCACCGGGCCGGCATTTGAGCGAGATGTCCTGCAGCAGATCGAAGGCGGTCATAGACGCTTGCTCCTCGACTTTGCAGACCTCGTCTATATTAGCAGCGCCGGTTTGCGCATCGTTTTGCTTGCTGCGAAACGCATGAAATCCGCCGGTGGCCGGCTCGTTCTTTGTTCGCTCAATCCGCAGATCAATGAAGTCTTCGAGATCAGCGGCTTTAGCCGCATCCTTGATATTCTGCCGTCTCGTGATGCCGCTCTTTCAATTCTCTCGACAACGTGA